A DNA window from Brassica napus cultivar Da-Ae chromosome A4, Da-Ae, whole genome shotgun sequence contains the following coding sequences:
- the LOC111215020 gene encoding Werner Syndrome-like exonuclease yields MSSSWGDEEEFTEEDLLAIEAIEASHLSQSSSSSSSTVRPANSNPNQIRRQLPRSITSPTPSKRFPLSRCRAKNFPAMRFGGRILYSKTASEVDRRAMQLLKVLDTKKDHSGRAFIGFDIEWRPSFRKGVLPGKAAVVQICVDNSYCDVMQIIHSGIPQSLQHLIEDSSLVKVGIGIDGDSVKLFHDHGVSIKDVEDLSDLANKKIGGGLKKWSLASLTETLVCKELLKPNRIRLGNWEVRPLSKEQLQYAATDAYASWHLYHVLKDLPDAVDGS; encoded by the exons atgtcGTCAAGTTGGGGAGACGAAGAGGAGTTTACAGAGGAGGATCTTCTCGCAATCGAGGCCATAGAGGCTTCCCATCTCTCCCAatcgtcgtcttcttcttcttcgaccgTACGGCCTGCGAACTCAAATCCAAATCAGATCCGGCGCCAATTGCCTCGTTCCATCACTTCTCCCACACCCTCGAAGCGATTTCCACTCTCTCGTTGCAGAG CTAAGAATTTTCCAGCGATGAGGTTTGGAGGTAGGATTTTGTATAGCAAGACTGCTAGTGAGGTTGATAGGCGAGCAATGCAGCTTCTTAAGGTTCTCGATACCAAGAAAGATCATTCTGGGAGAGCTTTTATTGGCTTTGATATTGAGTGGAGACCCAGTTTTAGAAAAG GTGTTCTCCCAGGGAAGGCTGCAGTTGTGCAGATATGTGTAGATAATAGTTATTGTGATGTAATGCAAATTATACACTCTGGAATCCCACAGAGTCTCCAACATCTTATTGAGGATTCATCTCTCGTAAAG GTAGGTATTGGAATCGACGGTGACTCTGTGAAGCTATTCCATGACCATGGAGTGTCCATCAAAGATGTCGAAGATCTTTCTGATTTAGCCAACAAAAAAATTGGCGGAGGTTTGAAAAAATGGAGCCTTGCGTCACTAACTGAGACACTTGTTTGCAAAGAG CTCCTTAAGCCGAATCGAATCAGGCTCGGAAACTGGGAGGTGCGTCCTCTGTCAAAGGAGCAGTTACAGTATGCAGCAACCGATGCTTATGCTTCATGGCATCTTTACCAC GTGCTAAAGGACCTTCCTGATGCTGTGGATGGATCATAA
- the LOC111215021 gene encoding receptor-like protein 48: MIHSCSERKMITWRLCLVFSLSYSVLVFASPAKNLCRPDQRDALWDFKNEFIVQKDDRLSYSNPKTESWRNNTDCCSWDGVRCYLQTGNVVELNLWGSFLSGPLRSNSSLFRLQHLEILNLGSNPNLYGNIPSSLGNLSYLTDLVLSDCGFTGELPDSMGNLNRLIDLRLYNNKLRGNFPLFLLNLSDITQISLSSNNFIGSIPSSLFLSSSLVVLELSGNNFSGPLDIGNVSSPSKLRNLGLGRNNFSGPMLGSTSKLVSLKDLDLSFWRDSLNFSIFLHLTSLERLDLSYPNTRIMVDLDLFSHFKSLWDLNLSGNNLKISSTLHFPSPIYMLKLSSCNISHFPKFLQSKTSLSYLDISANQIEGQVPEWLWRLRYVDISQNSFSSFEGPSDVFQRSGRQPNSTMFFLGSGNLFTGEIPRMICELVNLQTLVLSNNNFSGFIPQCFKNFNTTISVLHLQNNSLSGAFPQESIGGRLRSLDVGHNRLSGKLPKSLVNCTQLEFLNVEDNRFNDTFPFWLRSLPILQFLVLRSNKFHGPVSFPQDSMNFSKLRIFDVSQNLFTGVLPSDYFAGWSAMSSPVVYVEAIVHMLVFQNYHKSVGLTNKGSNMDLVGSGFRIYKTIDVSGNRLEGDIPQSIGLLKELVVLNMSNNAFTGHIPPSLSNLTNLQSLDLSRNRLSGTIPPDLEKLTFLAWMNFSNNMLEGPIPQGTQIQSQNSSSFAQNPGLCGAPLKRSCGEGEEEARKQEKEDEEKEEKDQVLSWIAAAIGYGHGVFCGFVIGHILSSYRHDWLMRIFRSFA; this comes from the exons atgataCATTCTTGTAGTGAGAGGAAGATGATAACATGGCGCTTGTGTTTGGTCTTTTCTCTTTCATACTCAGTACTTGTTTTTGCTTCTCCTGCTAAGAATTTGTGTCGTCCAGACCAGAGGGATGCTCTTTGGGATTTCAAGAACGAGTTCATTGTTCAGAAGGATGATCGTTTGAGTTATTCAAATCCGAAGACAGAGTCTTGGAGGAACAACACTGACTGCTGTTCTTGGGATGGTGTCCGTTGTTATCTTCAGACAGGGAACGTCGTTGAGTTAAATCTGTGGGGCAGTTTTCTTAGTGGCCCTTTAAGATCTAATAGTAGTCTATTTAGACTACAACATCTGGAGATTTTGAATCTTGGATCCAATCCTAATCTTTATGGAAATATTCCTTCTTCACTCGGAAATCTTTCTTATCTTACTGATCTTGTTCTTTCTGATTGTGGTTTTACCGGTGAGCTACCAGATTCGATGGGTAACTTAAACAGGCTGATAGATTTGCGACTTTATAATAACAAGCTCCGTGGGAACTTTCCTCTTTTCCTTCTCAATTTAAGCGATATCACTCAGATCTCACTTAGTTCTAACAATTTCATAG GATCTATTCCGTCATCTCTTTTCCTCAGCTCTTCCTTGGTCGTGCTTGAGCTGAGTGGAAATAATTTTAGCGGTCCTCTTGATATTGGGAATGTCTCTTCACCATCTAAGCTTCGAAATCTAGGCCTTGGAAGAAACAATTTCAGTGGACCAATGCTGGGATCTACATCGAAACTAGTCAGCCTCAAGGATCTTGACCTCTCTTTTTGGAGGGATAGTTTAAATTTCAGCATCTTCTTGCATCTCACGTCACTAGAGAGACTTGACCTCTCCTATCCGAATACCAGAATCATGGTTGACTTGGATCTTTTCTCACATTTCAAGTCACTTTGGGATCTTAATCTTTCAGGGAATAATTTGAAGATCAGTTCAACTCTCCATTTTCCCTCACCCATATATATGTTGAAGTTATCATCATGCAACATTTCTCACTTTCCAAAGTTTCTACAAAGCAAAACCAGTTTGTCTTATTTGGACATATCCGCGAATCAAATTGAAGGCCAAGTACCAGAGTGGTTATGGAGATTGCGGTATGTAGACATTTCTCAAAATTCCTTCAGCAGCTTTGAAGGACCATCGGATGTTTTTCAAAGAAGTGGCCGACAACCAAATTCTACAATGTTCTTTTTAGGCTCCGGTAATCTGTTTACGGGAGAGATTCCAAGAATGATATGTGAACTGGTTAATCTTCAGACACTTGTATTATCTAACAACAACTTCAGCGGTTTCATACCTcagtgttttaaaaatttcaatacTACTATTTCAGTCTTGCATCTTCAGAATAACAGTCTCTCTGGTGCTTTTCCTCAGGAATCTATCGGTGGTCGGTTGAGATCACTTGATGTTGGTCACAATAGGTTATCAGGTAAACTTCCCAAATCTTTGGTAAATTGTACTCAGCTCGAGTTTTTGAACGTGGAAGACAACAGATTCAATGACACGTTTCCATTCTGGTTGAGATCATTGCCTATTTTACAGTTTCTTGTCCTTCGTTCTAACAAGTTCCACGGGCCAGTATCTTTTCCTCAAGATTCTATGAATTTCTCCAAGCTACGAATCTTTGACGTTTCGCAAAATCTCTTCACTGGAGTATTGCCATCAGATTATTTTGCTGGTTGGAGTGCAATGTCATCACCGGTTGTATACGTGGAAGCTATTGTTCATATGTTAGTGTTCCAAAACTATCATAAATCGGTGGGTCTGACGAACAAAGGATCAAATATGGATCTGGTTGGGAGTGGTTTTAGAATCTACAAAACCATTGATGTCTCTGGAAATAGACTCGAAGGAGACATTCCTCAATCCATCGGCCTACTTAAGGAGCTCGTTGTGCTCAACATGTCAAACAATGCTTTCACGGGGCATATTCCACCTTCTTTGTCAAACTTGACCAATCTCCAGTCCCTAGATCTATCCCGAAACAGATTATCCGGCACAATCCCACCAGATCTCGAGAAACTCACGTTTCTGGCATGGATGAACTTCTCCAACAACATGCTCGAAGGTCCAATACCACAAGGCACTCAGATTCAAAGCCAAAACAGTTCTTCATTTGCACAAAATCCTGGGCTATGCGGTGCTCCTCTCAAAAGGTCATGcggtgaaggagaagaagaagcgagaaaacaagagaaagaagatgaagaaaaggaagaaaaagatcAAGTCTTGAGCTGGATTGCTGCTGCAATAGGCTATGGACATGGTGTGTTTTGCGGATTTGTCATCGGCCATATTCTGTCATCATATAGACATGACTGGCTCATGAGAATCTTTCGTTCTTTTGCTTGA
- the LOC125608268 gene encoding receptor-like protein 48 produces MHSCSERKMMTIWSLCLIFSLFNSLLIFASPAKQLCRSDQKNALLEFKSEFHFNAIAGNEKTQRWTNTTDCCSWDGISCDIKTGNVVELNLWGSSLNGSLRSNSSLFRLQHLQSLNLSSNNLAGILPDSIGNFKYLKVLKLYGCSFFGNIPSSLGNLSYLTHLDLDGNDFTGELPESLSNLNQLTKLLLASSKLTGNFHHALLNLSELTAIDFSSNQFEGMLPSNMSSFFKLEYFDMSVNSFSGPIPSSLFMIPSLTCLNLEKNIFSGPVEIGNISSPSKLQELSLGGNNLSGPIPGSISKLVGLSYVDLSFWDTERGVVDFSIFLHLKSLTLLDISHLNSRSMLDLSLFSNFTSLTLLHLSGNNLHISSTLHLPSPIGSLGLSSCNISEFPKFLRTQTGLFFLNISANQFQGHVPEWLWRLPGLGYLDISQNLFSGFEGTSDVIQRSLIEMLDISSNSFQDPFPLLPNSTRIILASDNQFSGNIPTKICELLALETLVLTNNNFSGSLPRCFENFNTTLSVLHLRNNSLSGNIPEEFFSVSLISLDVGRNKLSGELPKSLINCTKIEFLNVEDNEISDTFPFWLRMLPSLQILVLRSNRFHGPIFSPGDSLSFPKLRIFDISENLFTGVLPLDYFAGWSTMSSVVYIAYDKLHRFIGFTFSNYHKSVVLANKGSKMELLGSSFRIYKTIDVSGNRLEGDIPQSIGLLKELIMLNMSNNAFTGHIPPSLSNLTNLQSLDLSQNRLSGTIPPELEKLTFLAWMNFSNNMLEGPIPQGTQIQSQNSSSFAHNPGLCGAPLKRSCGEGEEEARKQDEEKEEKDQVLSWIAAAIAYAPGVFCGFVIGHILSSYRHDWFLRIFRSFA; encoded by the coding sequence atgCATTCTTGTAGTGAGAGGAAGATGATGACAATATGGAGcttgtgtttaattttttctctttttaactCACTACTTATTTTTGCTTCTCCTGCTAAACAATTGTGTCGTTCAGACCAGAAGAATGCTCTTTTGGAGTTCAAGAGCGAGTTCCATTTCAATGCGATCGCGGGTAATGAGAAGACACAGAGGTGGACAAATACCACTGATTGCTGTTCTTGGGATGGTATCTCTTGTGATATTAAAACGGGCAATGTCGTTGAGTTAAATCTCTGGGGAAGTTCTCTCAATGGCTCGCTGAGATCTAATAGTAGTCTGTTTCGTCTACAACATCTTCAGAGCCTTAATCTTAGCTCCAATAATCTTGCCGGTATTCTGCCAGATTCCATCGGAAACTTCAAATACTTGAAGGTTTTGAAACTTTACGGATGCAGTTTCTTTGGAAATATTCCTTCTTCGCTCGGGAATCTTTCTTATCTCACTCATCTTGATCTTGATGGTAATGATTTCACTGGTGAACTACCAGAATCATTGAGCAACCTAAACCAACTAACAAAGTTGCTACTTGCATCGAGCAAGCTCACTGGGAACTTTCATCATGCACTATTGAATTTGAGTGAGCTCACGGCGATTGACTTTAGCTCTAACCAGTTCGAAGGTATGCTCCCATCTAACATGAGTAGCTTCTTCAAGTTGGAATACTTTGATATGAGCGTAAATTCATTTTCCGGACCTATTCCATCGTCACTTTTCATGATCCCTTCGTTGACCTGTCTTAACCTGGAGAAAAACATCTTCAGTGGCCCTGTGGAGATTGGGAATATCTCTTCACCATCTAAACTTCAGGAACTATCCCTTGGAGGAAACAATCTCAGTGGGCCAATCCCGGGATCTATATCCAAACTAGTTGGGCTCTCATATGTCGACCTCTCTTTTTGGGACACTGAGAGGGGCGTGGTGGATTTCAGCATCTTCTTGCATCTCAAGTCACTTACGTTGCTTGACATCTCCCATCTGAATTCAAGAAGTATGCTTGACTTGAGTCTTTTCTCAAATTTCACGTCACTTACCTTACTTCACCTTTCAGGGAATAATCTACATATCAGTTCAACTCTCCATCTTCCCTCACCTATAGGATCATTGGGTTTATCATCCTGCAATATTTCTGAGTTTCCAAAGTTTCTACGAACACAAACCGGTTTGTTCTTCTTAAACATTTCTGCCAATCAATTCCAAGGGCACGTACCAGAGTGGTTATGGAGACTTCCAGGACTGGGGTATCTAGATATTTCTCAGAATCTCTTCAGTGGTTTTGAAGGAACATCGGATGTTATTCAAAGAAGTCTGATAGAAATGCTTGATATAAGTTCAAACAGTTTCCAAGATCCATTTCCTTTGTTACCAAACTCTACTAGGATCATTTTAGCCTCTGACAATCAGTTTTCAGGAAACATTCCTACGAAAATATGTGAACTGTTGGCCCTTGAGACACTTGTTTTAACCAACAACAATTTCAGCGGTTCTCTTCCTCGGTGTTTTGAGAACTTCAATACTACCCTTTCGGTCTTGCATCTTCGAAACAACAGCCTCTCCGGTAATATCCCGGAGGAATTTTTCAGTGTCAGCTTGATATCACTTGATGTTGGTCGCAACAAGTTATCAGGAGAACTTCCCAAGTCTCTGATAAACTGCACTAAAATCGAGTTTCTGAACGTGGAAGACAATGAAATCAGTGACACGTTTCCCTTTTGGTTGCGGATGTTGCCCAGTTTACAGATTCTTGTCCTTCGTTCTAACAGGTTCCACGGACCAATATTTTCTCCAGGAGATTCTTTGAGTTTTCCTAAGCTGCGAATTTTCGACATTTCAGAAAATCTCTTCACTGGAGTCTTGCCATTGGATTACTTTGCTGGTTGGAGTACAATGTCATCGGTTGTATACATTGCATATGATAAGCTGCATAGGTTTATTGGTTTTACATTTTCAAACTACCATAAGTCGGTGGTTCTGGCGAACAAAGGTTCGAAAATGGAGCTTCTTGGGAGTAGTTTTCGAATCTACAAAACCATTGATGTCTCTGGAAATAGACTCGAAGGTGACATTCCTCAATCCATCGGGCTACTTAAGGAACTGATTATGCTCAACATGTCCAACAATGCTTTCACGGGGCATATTCCACCATCTCTGTCGAACTTGACCAATCTCCAGTCTCTAGATCTATCCCAAAACAGATTATCCGGCACGATCCCACCAGAGCTCGAGAAACTCACGTTTCTGGCGTGGATGAACTTCTCCAACAACATGCTCGAAGGTCCAATACCACAAGGCACTCAGATTCAAAGCCAAAATAGTTCTTCATTCGCACATAATCCTGGGCTGTGCGGTGCTCCTCTCAAAAGGTCATGcggtgaaggagaagaagaagcgagAAAACAAGatgaagaaaaggaagaaaaagatcAAGTCTTGAGCTGGATTGCAGCTGCAATAGCTTATGCACCTGGTGTATTCTGTGGATTCGTCATCGGCCATATTCTGTCTTCATATAGACATGACTGGTTCTTGAGAATCTTTCGCTCTTTTGCATAA